A genome region from Aurantiacibacter sp. MUD61 includes the following:
- a CDS encoding EAL domain-containing protein translates to MVGTKPTGRAKARRIERLKHALWAGLIACLCAVMGLFSPVDQTIWVAQHLSISEEASGEVAYIWTESDLTDPNFPERRIQLADLINRLDEAGATEIYVDGVFSQATSNEADLALNNSLRNFSGEAYLAQRVFESVSLQLETKQSVAQIAEGVPEVASDKFFNFLGFDWEGELLVDTPEGPRPSIAMKAAGVEPQETNHFPINYSFDLSTIPSMSFREARPADADLSRFAGTVVIIEASQVEGFSIPGVRDIPSVLTHVFAAESLKAGVTRFVPGIYAAGVLALLVLIAGLVTERTVRRALYASLLVTLFGFIAFAAVLGWRMGFADALAFAAIFAIFRLRTVWKESFALVDLETNLPSFAALETDKDVSETVPAIIVAKIHRFEQVRRSLPKDLHAEYMLRITNRLKAATQDATIYLGQGHLIAWVMHEKDPALLREHLEGLRALFSAPLLVSDQQVDVGISFGVDISPSPNVARRLASAVEVAEKTNETYEPIAIADTASDDDLIWNISLQARIDAALSNGEIYLAFQPKVMVQTGEIIGVEALVRWKDPVKGHIPPDNFIRQCETAGRMTQLTRFVLEEACKAGNAFEDKGLNLPIAVNISATLVHENQIVTMVSNVLDKTGFDPRRLTLEITETYRISNIDRAAEVLNSLHKLGPKISMDDFGVGAASLEALLRLPFSELKIDRLFVSQMTTSAKAEGIVRSILQMGKDLRIIVVAEGVEDSGTLTLLRDSGCLVAQGFGISRPVDFDKIIKFQKDNPKTLLENIV, encoded by the coding sequence GTGGTCGGCACAAAACCGACAGGAAGGGCGAAAGCCCGGCGTATTGAACGCCTTAAGCATGCTCTTTGGGCAGGGCTGATTGCGTGCCTGTGCGCTGTAATGGGACTGTTTAGCCCCGTCGATCAGACGATTTGGGTCGCGCAGCATCTATCGATTTCCGAGGAAGCTTCTGGAGAGGTTGCTTACATCTGGACGGAAAGCGACCTCACCGATCCCAATTTCCCAGAACGCCGCATACAATTGGCAGATTTGATCAATCGCCTCGACGAAGCCGGTGCGACAGAAATCTACGTAGATGGGGTGTTCTCCCAAGCAACTTCCAACGAAGCGGACTTAGCGCTGAACAATTCGCTTCGCAATTTCAGCGGCGAAGCATACCTTGCGCAGCGCGTTTTTGAATCGGTTTCTTTGCAACTCGAAACCAAGCAATCGGTCGCCCAAATCGCAGAGGGCGTTCCCGAAGTGGCCTCCGACAAATTCTTCAATTTTCTCGGGTTTGACTGGGAGGGTGAATTACTTGTCGATACACCGGAAGGCCCGCGTCCTTCAATCGCGATGAAGGCCGCCGGTGTTGAGCCACAGGAAACAAACCATTTCCCAATCAACTATTCCTTCGACTTGAGCACAATCCCTTCAATGAGCTTTAGAGAGGCTCGCCCAGCCGATGCCGACCTTTCGCGCTTCGCCGGGACGGTAGTCATCATTGAAGCTTCGCAGGTCGAAGGCTTCAGCATTCCGGGCGTGAGGGATATTCCATCCGTTCTGACCCATGTGTTTGCCGCAGAATCGCTGAAGGCAGGCGTTACAAGGTTCGTCCCTGGCATTTATGCCGCGGGCGTTCTTGCGCTATTGGTGTTGATAGCCGGCTTGGTAACAGAAAGAACGGTCCGGCGGGCCTTGTATGCATCGCTGCTTGTTACGCTCTTTGGTTTCATCGCGTTTGCTGCCGTGCTCGGCTGGCGGATGGGATTTGCCGATGCTCTCGCTTTCGCGGCAATTTTCGCGATTTTCCGACTGCGGACCGTCTGGAAAGAATCCTTCGCTCTGGTCGATCTCGAAACCAATCTGCCGAGCTTTGCGGCGCTGGAAACCGACAAAGACGTATCGGAGACCGTACCCGCTATCATTGTCGCCAAGATTCACCGGTTTGAGCAGGTGCGCCGATCACTGCCAAAAGACCTGCACGCCGAATATATGCTGCGCATTACCAACCGGCTGAAGGCGGCAACGCAGGATGCTACGATCTATCTTGGCCAGGGACACCTGATCGCATGGGTCATGCATGAGAAGGATCCGGCCCTGTTGCGTGAGCATTTGGAAGGCTTGCGCGCCCTTTTCTCTGCTCCATTGCTTGTGTCAGACCAGCAAGTCGATGTCGGAATTTCCTTCGGCGTCGATATTTCACCCAGCCCCAATGTCGCACGGCGACTGGCATCAGCGGTCGAAGTCGCCGAAAAAACCAATGAGACTTATGAGCCGATAGCGATCGCCGATACCGCATCGGACGATGATCTGATCTGGAATATCTCGCTACAAGCCCGCATCGATGCTGCGCTCTCAAACGGCGAAATCTATCTCGCCTTCCAACCCAAGGTGATGGTGCAGACCGGCGAAATTATCGGCGTCGAGGCACTCGTGCGCTGGAAAGACCCGGTAAAAGGCCACATCCCGCCAGACAATTTCATCCGCCAGTGCGAGACTGCAGGACGGATGACCCAGCTCACGCGCTTTGTCCTTGAGGAGGCCTGCAAGGCTGGCAATGCGTTTGAAGACAAAGGCCTCAACCTGCCGATTGCAGTCAACATTTCGGCCACGCTGGTGCACGAAAACCAAATCGTCACCATGGTATCCAACGTGTTGGACAAGACAGGTTTCGATCCGCGTCGCCTGACGCTGGAGATCACCGAAACCTATCGTATTTCGAATATCGATCGCGCGGCCGAGGTGCTGAACAGCTTGCACAAGCTCGGGCCAAAGATTTCGATGGACGACTTTGGTGTGGGTGCGGCCAGCCTCGAAGCGCTGCTGCGCTTGCCGTTTTCAGAGCTGAAAATCGACCGGCTTTTTGTCTCGCAAATGACCACCAGCGCCAAGGCCGAAGGCATCGTTCGCTCCATCCTTCAGATGGGCAAGGATTTGCGAATCATCGTTGTTGCTGAAGGGGTTGAAGACAGCGGAACGTTAACCCTTTTGCGTGATTCCGGGTGCCTCGTGGCGCAGGGATTTGGCATTTCCCGGCCCGTCGATTTCGATAAAATCATTAAATTTCAAAAGGATAACCCAAAAACGCTTCTGGAAAACATAGTTTAA
- a CDS encoding glutathione S-transferase family protein, which yields MKLIIGNKNYSSWSLRGWLAAKQSGLNFEELIVHIAGEEWEATKSQQGEFQPSNGKVPVLWDGDVVVWDSLAIMEYLGDKVGRDRFWPKDDEARGMARAMVAEMHSSYQSLRRNCPMNIRAKVAVELSDETKSDIVRILGLWAEARARFGKGGPFLFGTFSAADIFYAPIVSRFVTYGITVPGFAQAYMQAVWEHDWMQQWIDAALSEEWTISQFEIGDARENGA from the coding sequence ATGAAGCTGATTATCGGCAATAAGAACTATTCCAGCTGGTCGCTGCGCGGCTGGCTGGCGGCCAAGCAAAGCGGCCTCAATTTTGAAGAACTGATCGTGCACATCGCCGGGGAGGAATGGGAGGCGACAAAGTCGCAGCAAGGCGAATTCCAGCCCTCCAACGGCAAGGTGCCAGTGCTGTGGGATGGCGATGTCGTCGTTTGGGACAGCCTCGCCATCATGGAATATCTTGGCGACAAGGTCGGGCGCGATCGCTTCTGGCCCAAGGACGACGAAGCGCGCGGCATGGCGCGGGCGATGGTGGCGGAAATGCATTCCTCCTATCAATCGCTGCGCCGCAATTGCCCGATGAACATCCGCGCGAAAGTCGCGGTTGAGCTCAGCGATGAGACGAAGTCCGATATCGTGCGCATCCTCGGCCTGTGGGCAGAGGCGCGGGCGCGCTTCGGCAAAGGCGGGCCGTTCCTGTTCGGCACTTTCAGCGCGGCGGATATCTTCTACGCGCCCATCGTCAGCCGCTTCGTCACCTACGGCATCACCGTCCCGGGCTTTGCGCAGGCCTATATGCAGGCGGTGTGGGAACATGACTGGATGCAGCAATGGATCGATGCCGCGCTGTCCGAGGAATGGACCATTTCCCAATTCGAAATCGGTGATGCGCGGGAGAACGGCGCGTGA
- the dapE gene encoding succinyl-diaminopimelate desuccinylase produces MACESVTPARGPVFAMMEEMLQAIGFDVHRFTRGEGPEGSDEEAVENLFAIRRAPADSKHFAFAGHLDVVPPGEGWSSDAFEPEIRGELLHGRGAVDMKGAIACMVSAAAEVPQDAGTISFIITGDEEGPALHGTRALIDYMREAGQTPDLILVGEPTSVNRLGDMMKIGRRGSVNIWIEVDGTQGHVAYPHLADNPLPKLVAILAELDALVLDEGTDWFQPSNLEITEINVPNKAHNVIPGKASARISIRFNDQHTGASLSEKVTAIAEKHGGTARPIISGEPFLTPPGEFSDMIAKAVVAETGVDPERSTTGGTSDARFLKDIAPVIEFGLVNATMHKTDEAVAIADLHALSRIYTTIACEALKAS; encoded by the coding sequence ATGGCCTGCGAAAGCGTGACGCCTGCGCGTGGCCCCGTCTTCGCCATGATGGAGGAAATGCTTCAGGCTATCGGCTTCGATGTGCATCGCTTCACCCGCGGAGAAGGACCAGAAGGTTCGGATGAGGAAGCGGTAGAGAATCTCTTTGCTATCCGTCGCGCACCAGCGGATTCGAAGCATTTCGCCTTTGCCGGTCATCTCGATGTGGTGCCGCCGGGCGAGGGCTGGTCGAGCGATGCCTTTGAACCCGAAATTCGCGGGGAGCTGCTCCATGGGCGCGGTGCGGTGGATATGAAAGGCGCGATTGCCTGCATGGTCTCCGCGGCAGCCGAAGTGCCGCAGGATGCAGGGACAATCAGTTTTATCATCACAGGCGATGAGGAGGGACCAGCGCTCCACGGCACACGCGCGCTGATCGACTATATGCGCGAAGCGGGCCAGACACCCGACCTGATCCTTGTCGGCGAACCCACCAGCGTAAACCGGCTCGGCGACATGATGAAGATCGGTCGACGCGGTTCGGTCAATATCTGGATCGAAGTCGATGGCACGCAGGGCCACGTCGCCTATCCGCACCTTGCCGATAATCCGCTGCCCAAGCTGGTCGCGATCCTCGCCGAACTGGATGCTCTGGTGCTTGATGAGGGGACCGACTGGTTCCAGCCGAGCAATCTCGAAATTACCGAGATCAACGTGCCCAACAAGGCGCATAACGTGATCCCCGGCAAGGCCAGCGCACGCATTTCGATCCGTTTCAACGACCAGCATACGGGCGCGTCGCTTTCCGAGAAGGTGACAGCGATTGCCGAGAAGCACGGCGGCACTGCACGCCCGATCATCAGCGGAGAGCCATTTCTCACTCCGCCGGGTGAATTTTCCGACATGATCGCAAAAGCGGTAGTAGCAGAAACGGGCGTCGATCCGGAACGCTCCACCACCGGCGGCACTTCCGATGCGCGTTTCCTGAAGGACATCGCGCCGGTTATCGAATTCGGGCTGGTCAACGCGACCATGCATAAGACGGACGAGGCAGTGGCCATCGCCGATCTTCATGCGCTAAGCCGCATTTATACGACCATCGCCTGCGAGGCGCTCAAGGCGAGCTAG